A window of Mucilaginibacter paludis DSM 18603 contains these coding sequences:
- a CDS encoding cobalamin B12-binding domain-containing protein, protein MSITEFNRPIRVLVAKVGLDGHDRGARIIATSLRDAGMEVIYTGLRQTPEMVVNTALQEDVDAIGISILSGAHMTVFPKIINLMKQKGMDDVLVTGGGIIPERDMEELNTMGVGKLFPPGSNTQDIAQYIKDWVKLNRNF, encoded by the coding sequence ATGAGTATCACTGAATTTAACCGCCCCATTCGCGTTCTGGTTGCCAAGGTGGGCCTTGACGGGCACGACCGTGGCGCACGCATTATAGCCACATCGCTGCGCGATGCCGGCATGGAAGTGATTTACACCGGCTTGCGCCAAACCCCCGAGATGGTGGTGAATACCGCTTTGCAGGAAGATGTGGATGCTATAGGCATCTCTATCCTATCAGGCGCCCACATGACGGTGTTTCCCAAGATCATTAACCTGATGAAGCAAAAAGGAATGGATGATGTTTTGGTTACCGGCGGTGGAATAATTCCGGAGCGCGATATGGAAGAATTGAATACAATGGGGGTAGGAAAATTATTTCCACCCGGCTCAAATACGCAGGATATTGCCCAATACATTAAAGATTGGGTTAAACTTAACCGTAATTTTTAA
- the pgi gene encoding glucose-6-phosphate isomerase encodes MLPKINLTETKAYTYLSDHFEKMIDTDLKDLFKSDNERFSKFSILFEDILVDYSKNRVDEETIALLIQVAKECMLNDAITAMFSGEKINMTEGRPVLHIALRNQSNTPIYVDGKDVMPDVNAVLNHMQEFSNDVISGTWKGYTGKPISDVVNIGIGGSDLGPVMVTEALKPYKTHLNLHFVSNVDGTHIAETLKTLNPETTLFLIASKTFTTQETMANAHSARDWFLAAGAKEADIAKHFAALSTNSKGVSEFGIDTKNMFEFWDWVGGRYSLWSAIGLSICLSIGFDNFKELLAGAHAMDNHFKETDLEQNIPVILALVGIWYNDFFDAQTQAILPYDQYMHRFAAYFQQGDMESNGKHVDRNGKDVDYETGPIIWGEPGTNGQHAFYQLIHQGTKLIPCDFIAPAQSHNPLGEHHTLLLSNFFAQTEALMNGKSLDVVVDELKSSGKTQEEIDQIAPFKVFEGNRPTNSILVKKITPRSLGSLIAMYEHKIFVQGILWNIYSFDQWGVELGKQLAGKILPELRNEDEVTSHDGSTNGLINRFKSWR; translated from the coding sequence ATGCTGCCTAAAATAAATTTAACCGAAACCAAAGCTTACACCTACCTCTCGGACCATTTTGAAAAAATGATCGACACGGATTTGAAAGATCTATTTAAATCTGACAACGAGCGATTTAGTAAATTTTCCATCCTTTTTGAAGACATCCTGGTAGATTACTCCAAAAACCGGGTTGATGAAGAAACTATAGCTTTATTGATACAGGTGGCTAAAGAGTGTATGCTAAACGATGCAATTACGGCCATGTTTTCCGGAGAGAAAATCAACATGACCGAGGGGCGCCCTGTTTTACACATCGCTTTGCGCAACCAATCCAACACGCCTATTTATGTTGATGGCAAGGATGTGATGCCCGATGTAAACGCGGTGCTCAATCACATGCAGGAATTTTCGAACGATGTGATTTCGGGAACATGGAAAGGCTATACCGGCAAACCCATCAGCGATGTGGTGAATATCGGCATTGGCGGCTCAGACCTGGGCCCTGTGATGGTTACCGAGGCTTTAAAACCTTACAAAACTCACCTTAACCTGCACTTTGTATCCAACGTGGACGGCACCCACATTGCCGAAACTTTAAAAACACTGAATCCGGAAACTACGCTTTTCCTGATCGCCTCAAAAACCTTCACCACCCAGGAAACCATGGCTAACGCCCACTCCGCCCGCGACTGGTTTTTAGCCGCCGGAGCCAAAGAGGCTGATATTGCCAAACATTTTGCAGCGCTCTCAACCAACAGCAAAGGCGTAAGCGAGTTCGGCATCGATACCAAAAACATGTTTGAATTTTGGGATTGGGTTGGCGGCCGCTACTCGTTATGGAGCGCCATAGGTTTATCTATTTGCTTAAGCATCGGCTTTGATAACTTTAAAGAATTACTGGCCGGCGCACACGCCATGGATAACCACTTTAAAGAAACCGACCTGGAACAAAACATCCCTGTTATTTTAGCTTTGGTTGGTATTTGGTATAACGACTTTTTTGATGCCCAAACCCAGGCTATTTTACCTTACGACCAATATATGCACCGCTTTGCCGCCTATTTTCAACAAGGCGATATGGAAAGCAATGGCAAACATGTTGACCGTAACGGCAAGGATGTTGACTACGAAACCGGCCCAATCATCTGGGGCGAACCAGGCACCAACGGCCAGCACGCTTTTTATCAACTGATACACCAGGGCACCAAACTGATCCCTTGCGATTTTATAGCTCCTGCTCAAAGCCACAACCCGCTGGGCGAACACCATACCTTGCTGCTATCCAACTTCTTTGCCCAAACCGAAGCCTTAATGAATGGCAAAAGTTTAGATGTGGTTGTTGATGAGTTAAAATCATCAGGCAAAACACAGGAAGAGATTGACCAGATAGCACCGTTTAAAGTTTTTGAAGGTAACCGCCCAACCAACTCCATCCTGGTCAAAAAGATCACCCCGCGCAGCCTGGGTTCGCTTATCGCGATGTACGAACACAAAATATTTGTACAAGGCATTTTGTGGAACATTTACAGCTTTGACCAATGGGGCGTTGAATTAGGCAAACAATTAGCCGGAAAGATTTTACCTGAGCTAAGAAACGAAGATGAGGTTACCAGCCATGATGGATCAACCAATGGGTTGATTAATCGGTTTAAGAGCTGGAGGTAA
- a CDS encoding phage holin family protein, with translation MENKEEQPGLTDQLKQYIETRIKLARYQAIDKGTSFFANLVTEVFVLLCTALTFFFATLTLAFLLGQLLGAIWMGFGCVTLLYLFLAMIVSAIKDKHLEPRIINFLIKKIFKPKK, from the coding sequence ATGGAAAACAAAGAAGAGCAACCCGGGCTTACCGATCAGCTTAAACAATATATTGAAACCCGCATTAAGTTGGCCCGCTACCAGGCTATTGATAAGGGAACCTCATTTTTTGCAAACCTGGTAACCGAGGTTTTTGTGTTGCTATGCACAGCATTAACCTTCTTTTTCGCTACCCTTACCCTGGCTTTCTTATTAGGGCAGCTGTTAGGAGCAATATGGATGGGCTTTGGTTGTGTTACCTTGCTGTACTTGTTTTTGGCGATGATCGTTTCTGCTATTAAAGACAAGCACCTTGAGCCAAGGATCATCAACTTTTTGATCAAAAAAATATTTAAACCTAAAAAATAA
- a CDS encoding YtxH domain-containing protein encodes MNDNSKVVIALLAGLAAGAALGILFAPDAGTETRDKLTESLKNLGDSIKETAAAEIDNLTGLKDKVINNLKTKIKSAEDEYQDDVEHA; translated from the coding sequence ATGAACGATAACTCAAAAGTAGTAATAGCATTGCTTGCCGGACTGGCAGCAGGAGCAGCGCTGGGTATTTTATTTGCCCCCGACGCAGGAACAGAGACACGTGATAAATTAACAGAATCGTTAAAAAATCTGGGCGACTCTATTAAAGAAACGGCTGCAGCTGAGATCGACAATTTGACCGGTCTGAAGGATAAGGTGATCAATAACCTTAAAACAAAAATTAAAAGCGCCGAAGACGAGTACCAGGACGACGTAGAACACGCATAA
- a CDS encoding sigma-54-dependent transcriptional regulator, with the protein MKNILIIDDEVNVSLLLSKFLTRNGFNVTTAPSGSIAFEHLKKESFNLVLCDFRLEDTDGREILKKIKNEYPQTGVIIITGYSDIKMAVELIKLGAYDYITKPLYPDEILSTINKALEMQSALMDDPFQTNSATTQSNEPKTSKKHFTSPDFVVGSSRASKELVHQIELVAPTNYSVIIIGESGTGKESVAKSIHLNSNRRDKPFIAMDCGSLTKELAGSEFFGHEKGSFTGALNTKIGHFEMANGGTLFLDEIANLSYDIQAALLRTVQERKVRRIGGTKEIDLDVRIIVATNENLQDAIRAGKFREDLYHRFNEFSIHLPPLRDRGKDILLIADHFLQLANEELGRNVTRFSPEVIESLLNYKWQGNIRELKNVIRRATLLTEGEEVQAKALPLEISTYTKHTPYESAPTNATAPAAPRHDLKNAAMEAEYETILRVLREVNFNKTKAAEILKIDRKTLYNKMKANNLDK; encoded by the coding sequence ATGAAAAATATTTTAATCATTGACGATGAAGTTAATGTATCATTGTTATTGTCAAAATTTTTAACCCGTAACGGGTTTAACGTTACCACCGCCCCCTCGGGCTCTATTGCTTTTGAGCATCTCAAAAAAGAGTCCTTTAACCTTGTGCTTTGTGATTTCAGGCTGGAAGATACCGATGGAAGAGAAATACTTAAAAAAATAAAGAACGAATACCCGCAAACGGGAGTTATTATTATAACAGGCTATTCGGATATTAAAATGGCGGTAGAGCTGATTAAGCTTGGAGCTTACGATTATATTACCAAACCCTTATACCCCGACGAAATATTATCAACTATCAATAAGGCGCTCGAAATGCAATCAGCGCTGATGGACGATCCCTTCCAAACAAATTCGGCTACCACGCAGTCAAACGAACCCAAAACTTCAAAAAAACATTTTACCTCTCCGGATTTTGTTGTAGGCAGCAGCAGGGCATCAAAAGAACTTGTACATCAAATTGAATTGGTGGCGCCAACCAACTACAGCGTTATCATCATCGGCGAAAGCGGAACTGGCAAAGAGTCGGTTGCCAAAAGTATCCACCTCAACAGTAACCGCCGGGATAAGCCCTTTATAGCGATGGATTGTGGTTCGCTTACTAAAGAACTTGCAGGCAGCGAATTTTTCGGTCACGAAAAGGGATCGTTTACAGGTGCGCTCAATACTAAAATAGGCCATTTTGAAATGGCGAACGGCGGAACATTATTTCTGGATGAAATAGCCAACCTGTCGTACGATATCCAGGCCGCTCTGTTACGTACCGTGCAGGAACGCAAAGTAAGACGCATAGGTGGTACCAAAGAAATTGACCTGGATGTACGCATCATTGTAGCTACCAACGAAAACCTTCAGGATGCCATCCGCGCCGGAAAGTTCAGAGAAGACCTATACCACCGTTTCAACGAGTTTAGCATTCACCTGCCCCCTTTAAGAGACCGGGGTAAAGATATCCTGCTGATAGCAGATCACTTTTTGCAATTAGCCAACGAGGAATTGGGCCGTAATGTAACCCGGTTTTCGCCAGAGGTTATTGAGAGCCTGCTGAACTACAAATGGCAGGGCAATATTCGCGAATTAAAAAATGTGATCCGCAGGGCCACACTCTTAACTGAAGGCGAAGAGGTGCAGGCTAAAGCATTACCACTGGAAATTTCAACTTACACCAAACACACGCCCTACGAAAGCGCCCCAACAAATGCAACGGCGCCCGCAGCACCCCGTCACGATTTAAAAAACGCAGCAATGGAGGCCGAATACGAAACTATTTTGCGGGTACTGCGCGAAGTTAATTTCAACAAAACCAAAGCAGCCGAAATTTTAAAAATAGACCGTAAAACGTTATACAACAAAATGAAAGCAAATAACCTGGATAAATAG
- a CDS encoding sensor histidine kinase, whose product MDHNSEISQNAQRLRYEAFSRFATSLNKCTSYHDIDKVLSSQLKFIINLFIFRVYYQNASSCIAVQGFIGQDFFIQQDGDIIYSFEELALANGIPVSYPVNEIFSDPLFADTIFTHQKVFSIVTIPVIYTAEHRIVMTIATTEDKQLAKQDYKFIQLINDLLANKLSQLMGLEAIAKSNKILETNNKQITRLNQYLDATVKKRTQELMDANTELKTLLYRTTHDFRAPLANIMGLSNLGKTITDDPEILLLFEHSKKVADGMDKMITKLNAAILVDDENNKQQPIDFVGIVAGIKDKYSEQLRAWNGNILVTCQVAETYYSYQNILTVILDNLADNSLNFKSPEKAPEITIDIFTDTDYLIIIFSDNGQGIDALTLPQIFDMYYRGNATSDGHGLGLYIVLKLIKSLKGDITVKSALNEYTTFTIKLPLH is encoded by the coding sequence GTGGACCACAATTCTGAAATCTCACAAAATGCACAAAGGCTTCGGTATGAAGCCTTTTCGCGTTTTGCCACCAGCCTTAATAAGTGTACATCCTATCACGATATAGATAAGGTTTTATCGTCGCAGTTAAAATTCATAATTAATTTATTTATTTTCCGTGTTTACTATCAAAACGCCAGTTCGTGCATAGCCGTTCAGGGCTTTATAGGGCAGGATTTTTTCATTCAGCAGGATGGTGATATCATTTATAGTTTTGAAGAGCTGGCCCTCGCAAACGGCATTCCGGTGTCTTATCCGGTCAACGAGATCTTTTCCGACCCATTATTCGCCGATACCATATTCACCCATCAAAAAGTATTTTCCATCGTTACCATCCCGGTAATTTATACGGCCGAACACCGTATCGTGATGACTATCGCCACCACCGAGGATAAACAGCTCGCTAAGCAGGATTATAAATTTATTCAACTCATTAATGATTTGTTGGCCAATAAACTATCCCAGCTCATGGGTTTAGAGGCAATTGCCAAAAGCAACAAAATACTTGAAACAAACAACAAACAAATTACCCGCCTAAACCAATACCTTGACGCCACGGTTAAAAAACGCACGCAAGAGTTGATGGATGCCAACACCGAACTCAAAACCTTATTATACAGAACCACACACGATTTCAGGGCTCCCTTAGCCAATATTATGGGCCTATCCAACCTGGGTAAAACAATAACTGACGACCCTGAAATACTATTGCTTTTTGAACATAGTAAAAAAGTTGCCGATGGCATGGATAAAATGATCACCAAATTAAATGCCGCTATTTTAGTTGATGATGAGAACAACAAGCAGCAACCAATAGACTTTGTTGGTATAGTTGCCGGAATAAAGGATAAATACAGTGAGCAATTAAGGGCCTGGAACGGCAATATACTGGTTACCTGCCAGGTTGCCGAAACCTACTATTCCTATCAAAATATCCTGACCGTTATTTTGGATAACCTGGCTGATAATAGCTTAAACTTTAAAAGTCCGGAAAAAGCGCCTGAAATTACCATTGATATATTTACCGACACTGATTATTTAATTATTATTTTTAGTGATAACGGGCAAGGCATTGATGCCTTAACCCTGCCCCAAATATTTGATATGTATTATCGCGGTAATGCCACCTCTGATGGGCATGGGCTTGGCTTGTATATTGTTTTAAAGTTAATTAAATCGTTAAAAGGGGATATTACTGTTAAGAGTGCTTTAAATGAATATACTACATTTACTATAAAATTACCTTTACACTAA
- the fcl gene encoding GDP-L-fucose synthase, whose amino-acid sequence MEKEAKIYIAGHRGMVGSAIHRKLVAEGFTNFVTRTSDTLDLRDQKQVAVFFAQEKPDYVFMAAAKVGGIVANNTYRAEFLYDNLQIQNNVIHQSHLNGVKKLLFLGSSCIYPKMAPQPLKEDYLLTGTLEETNEPYAIAKIAGIKMCDAYRAQYGCNYISVMPTNLYGYNDNYHPQNSHVLPALIRRFHEAKVNGTPSVTIWGTGSPKREFLFADDLAAACYYLMENYDEPNLINIGTGEDLSIKELAELIKKTIGYEGEINFDTSKPDGTPRKLMDVSKLHSKGWKHTIDLPEGIQLAYQDFLSKQ is encoded by the coding sequence TTGGAAAAAGAAGCTAAAATTTATATCGCAGGCCACCGCGGGATGGTCGGTTCGGCTATTCACCGTAAACTGGTAGCAGAGGGATTCACCAATTTTGTAACGCGTACGTCGGATACGCTCGACCTGCGCGATCAAAAACAAGTTGCCGTTTTTTTTGCGCAAGAAAAACCCGACTATGTTTTTATGGCCGCCGCTAAAGTAGGTGGCATTGTAGCCAATAATACCTACCGGGCAGAGTTTTTGTACGATAACCTGCAGATTCAAAACAATGTGATCCATCAATCACACTTAAACGGGGTAAAGAAATTATTGTTTTTAGGCTCAAGCTGTATCTATCCTAAAATGGCGCCACAGCCTTTAAAAGAAGATTATTTGTTAACCGGTACGCTGGAAGAAACCAACGAGCCCTATGCCATCGCAAAAATTGCGGGTATTAAAATGTGCGATGCTTATCGTGCACAGTACGGTTGTAACTATATCTCGGTAATGCCTACCAACTTATACGGGTATAACGATAATTATCACCCTCAAAATTCGCACGTGCTGCCGGCTTTGATTCGTCGCTTTCATGAAGCTAAGGTTAATGGCACACCATCAGTTACCATCTGGGGAACAGGGTCGCCAAAACGCGAGTTTTTGTTTGCCGATGACCTGGCTGCTGCCTGCTACTATTTGATGGAAAATTATGATGAACCCAACCTGATCAATATCGGTACAGGGGAAGACTTATCAATTAAAGAATTGGCCGAATTGATTAAGAAAACCATTGGCTATGAAGGCGAAATTAACTTTGATACCTCAAAGCCTGATGGTACACCACGTAAATTAATGGATGTTTCTAAGCTGCATAGTAAGGGCTGGAAACATACGATAGACCTGCCAGAAGGGATTCAACTGGCTTACCAGGATTTTTTAAGCAAGCAATAG
- a CDS encoding carboxymuconolactone decarboxylase family protein, producing the protein MTKGFRVVEYADASDEVKIIYNETMKELGVPFVLNWFKCQGSNATILRGNWEKLRCTMLLGNIPFILKQLIIYNISKIKGSKYCAYTHGVIANSMSKTLTGNDDIKLTENMESDYVPSAYKTAIQVVTKCALDPKGTSDSDFGALRDEGYSLDEIQELMALADLTNMLNSLADIAGIQIDNELMEVQ; encoded by the coding sequence ATGACGAAAGGATTTAGAGTTGTAGAATACGCGGATGCCAGCGACGAAGTAAAAATTATTTATAACGAAACCATGAAAGAGCTTGGCGTTCCGTTTGTGCTCAACTGGTTTAAATGCCAGGGCAGCAACGCCACTATTTTACGCGGCAACTGGGAAAAACTCCGCTGTACCATGCTGTTAGGCAATATACCCTTTATTTTAAAGCAGCTTATTATTTACAATATATCTAAAATTAAAGGCAGCAAATATTGCGCTTATACCCACGGTGTTATTGCCAACAGCATGAGCAAAACCCTAACCGGCAACGATGATATTAAGCTTACCGAAAATATGGAGAGCGACTACGTTCCATCGGCATACAAAACGGCTATACAGGTGGTTACCAAATGCGCACTTGACCCTAAGGGAACAAGTGACAGCGATTTTGGAGCACTAAGGGATGAAGGATATTCCTTAGACGAGATCCAGGAGCTCATGGCCCTGGCCGACCTTACCAATATGCTCAACTCGCTTGCCGATATTGCGGGCATACAGATTGATAACGAACTAATGGAAGTACAATAA
- a CDS encoding AI-2E family transporter, which yields MSIFDYKQRNQIILISIIILGCFLVYALRGLSSSILGAIVLFTIFRPVYLYLVEKKHWNKPLVAIMIILVSLIVIVIPFLSLSILVVNKISSLTSANFPIQKWLAAIDAFAGSHLNQPHFVDNINITQKIGTYAAELFPSILGSAADIFLTLLVLYFLLYFMFTQNKEFEAGLIKYAPFREQHALKFADELRISTYSNVLGQGIISISQGIMFAIGLRITGVEDPVFWGVIGTFISFLPVVGVPTLAIPFGIILLLNDKTWQGVFLLIYGVLIIGYIDNFLRFIINKRIANTHPLITVIGVIIGIPLFGILGLVFGPVLLSYFLLLVEIYETNRLAADRLERIQTSIELE from the coding sequence ATGTCCATATTCGATTATAAGCAACGAAACCAAATCATACTGATCAGTATTATCATTTTGGGCTGCTTTTTAGTTTACGCCCTGCGCGGCCTGTCAAGCTCCATATTGGGAGCTATCGTTTTGTTCACCATCTTCAGGCCAGTATACTTGTATCTCGTGGAGAAAAAACACTGGAATAAGCCACTGGTAGCAATTATGATTATTTTAGTCTCGCTGATTGTTATAGTTATTCCATTTTTATCACTCAGCATACTGGTAGTCAATAAAATAAGCAGCTTAACGAGCGCCAATTTTCCTATACAAAAATGGTTGGCCGCAATTGATGCTTTTGCCGGCTCGCACCTTAACCAGCCGCATTTTGTTGATAACATCAATATCACTCAAAAAATAGGCACTTACGCCGCCGAACTTTTCCCATCTATATTAGGCAGCGCCGCCGATATTTTTCTGACCTTGCTGGTACTCTACTTTCTGCTTTATTTTATGTTTACGCAAAACAAAGAGTTTGAAGCCGGGCTGATTAAGTATGCACCTTTCAGGGAACAGCATGCACTAAAATTTGCCGATGAGTTGCGCATTTCAACTTACTCAAATGTGCTGGGGCAAGGTATTATCTCTATATCGCAAGGCATCATGTTCGCTATCGGACTACGGATAACAGGCGTTGAAGATCCGGTATTTTGGGGTGTTATAGGTACTTTTATTTCTTTTTTACCGGTAGTTGGCGTGCCAACGCTGGCCATTCCGTTCGGCATTATTTTACTACTGAATGATAAAACATGGCAAGGTGTTTTTTTATTAATCTATGGTGTTTTAATTATAGGATATATTGATAACTTTTTAAGATTTATCATTAACAAACGAATAGCTAACACACACCCGCTAATTACTGTGATTGGCGTCATTATTGGTATTCCATTATTTGGTATATTGGGCTTAGTATTCGGGCCGGTGCTACTTTCGTACTTTTTACTATTAGTTGAAATTTACGAAACCAACCGCCTGGCGGCAGATAGGCTGGAAAGGATACAAACGAGCATAGAATTGGAATAA
- a CDS encoding glutamine--tRNA ligase/YqeY domain fusion protein, translating to MSEERSLNFIEEIVEEDIRNGKNDGRVLTRFPPEPNGYLHIGHAKSICLNFGLAKKYNGKTNLRFDDTNPVTEDTEYVESIKADVRWLGFDWANELYASDYFDTIYGFALKLIEAGLAYVDDSTAEEIAAQKGTPTEPGVPNQYRSRSVAENLQLFAEMKDGKYPDGAKVLRAKVDLESPNMLMRDPIMYRIKHAHHHRTGDTWCIYPMYDFAHGQSDSIEQITHSICTLEFVPHRAMYDWFIEKLDIFPSHQYEFARLNMTYTVMSKRKLLQLVNEKMVDDWDDPRMPTISGLRRRGYTPHSIRDFCERIGVAKRENMIDVSLLEFCIREDLNKTAWRRMAVLDPVKCVITNFPEGQEEIHFGENNPEVEGGDGGRDIPFSREIWIEREDFMEVAPKKFFRLGPGLMVRLKNAYIIKCEDFVKDADGNITEIHCSYIPESRSGSDTSGINVKGTIHWVSVAHAKTAEVRLYDRLFKVEDPSNEDGDFKEYLNPDSLKVINAYVEPDMVTLATGKAVQFIRKGYFCLDKYSTADKLVFNRTVTLKDGWVKK from the coding sequence ATGAGCGAAGAACGATCATTAAATTTTATAGAAGAGATAGTTGAAGAAGATATCCGTAACGGCAAAAACGATGGCAGGGTGTTAACGCGCTTCCCGCCCGAGCCTAACGGGTATTTACATATCGGGCATGCCAAATCCATCTGTTTAAATTTTGGGCTGGCTAAAAAGTACAATGGCAAAACCAATTTGCGTTTTGATGATACCAACCCGGTAACCGAGGATACCGAGTATGTGGAGAGTATTAAGGCTGATGTGCGCTGGTTAGGATTTGATTGGGCCAATGAGTTATATGCGTCGGACTATTTTGACACCATTTATGGTTTTGCACTGAAACTGATTGAGGCCGGATTAGCTTATGTGGATGATAGCACTGCCGAAGAGATTGCTGCCCAAAAAGGAACGCCGACCGAACCGGGTGTACCCAACCAATACCGGAGCCGCAGCGTAGCCGAAAACCTGCAGTTGTTTGCCGAAATGAAGGATGGTAAATATCCTGATGGAGCCAAGGTATTGCGTGCCAAGGTTGACCTGGAATCGCCAAACATGCTGATGCGCGACCCGATTATGTACCGCATTAAACACGCTCACCATCACCGCACGGGCGATACCTGGTGTATTTACCCGATGTATGATTTTGCCCACGGACAAAGCGATTCGATAGAGCAGATAACCCATTCTATTTGTACGCTGGAGTTTGTGCCCCACCGTGCCATGTACGATTGGTTTATTGAGAAGCTGGATATATTCCCCTCGCACCAATACGAGTTTGCACGCTTGAACATGACTTATACCGTAATGAGTAAGCGCAAGTTGCTGCAACTGGTGAACGAGAAAATGGTTGACGACTGGGACGACCCGCGTATGCCTACCATTAGCGGTTTGCGCCGCCGTGGTTATACACCGCACTCCATCCGTGATTTTTGCGAACGGATTGGCGTGGCCAAGCGTGAAAACATGATTGACGTGAGCTTGCTGGAATTTTGCATCCGCGAGGATCTGAATAAAACCGCCTGGCGCCGCATGGCCGTGCTCGACCCGGTGAAGTGCGTAATCACCAACTTTCCGGAAGGGCAGGAGGAGATCCATTTTGGCGAAAATAATCCCGAAGTTGAAGGGGGAGATGGTGGACGTGATATTCCGTTTAGCAGGGAGATTTGGATTGAGCGCGAAGATTTTATGGAGGTAGCTCCTAAAAAGTTTTTCCGTTTAGGTCCGGGTTTAATGGTGAGGTTGAAAAATGCCTATATCATTAAATGCGAGGATTTTGTGAAGGATGCCGATGGCAATATTACCGAGATCCATTGCTCGTACATCCCCGAATCCCGTTCGGGAAGTGATACCAGTGGTATCAACGTGAAGGGAACTATCCACTGGGTAAGTGTGGCGCATGCCAAAACCGCCGAAGTACGTTTGTACGATCGTTTATTTAAGGTAGAAGATCCATCAAACGAAGATGGCGACTTTAAAGAATACCTGAACCCCGATAGCTTAAAGGTTATCAACGCGTATGTTGAGCCCGATATGGTGACTTTGGCAACCGGTAAGGCCGTTCAGTTTATCCGCAAAGGGTATTTCTGTTTGGATAAGTATTCAACTGCTGATAAGCTGGTGTTTAACCGGACGGTTACTTTGAAGGATGGTTGGGTGAAGAAGTAA
- a CDS encoding enoyl-CoA hydratase/isomerase family protein: MSFQNLLIDYKERIQYITINRESKLNALNIATLAELHTALTEAFTNAGVGGIIITGAGTKAFVAGADISEFASFNTEQGRELARDGHKSVFNLIAEGPKPVIAAINGFALGGGLELAMACHIRVAAEHARLGLPEVTLGLIPGYGGTQRLTQLIGRGKALEMILSADMVTAADAFQSGLVNHVVAAEQLLAKAEEILNKILLRAPLAIASAITAINASLKNDQNGFEIEINEFGKCFGTDDLKEGVAAFLEKRKPIFTGK; encoded by the coding sequence ATGAGCTTTCAAAACCTCCTGATAGACTATAAAGAAAGAATACAATACATTACCATTAACCGCGAAAGCAAGTTAAATGCCTTAAATATAGCAACACTGGCCGAGTTACATACAGCGTTAACGGAGGCATTTACCAACGCCGGAGTTGGCGGTATCATCATTACCGGCGCAGGTACAAAAGCATTTGTAGCGGGCGCGGACATATCCGAGTTTGCATCTTTCAATACAGAGCAGGGCCGCGAACTTGCCCGCGATGGGCATAAAAGCGTATTTAACCTGATAGCCGAAGGCCCTAAGCCAGTGATTGCCGCTATTAACGGCTTCGCCCTGGGTGGGGGTTTGGAACTGGCTATGGCCTGCCACATTCGTGTGGCGGCGGAGCATGCGCGTTTAGGTTTACCCGAGGTTACCCTGGGCCTGATTCCAGGTTATGGCGGCACCCAGCGTTTAACGCAACTGATTGGCCGCGGCAAAGCGTTAGAAATGATATTGTCAGCAGATATGGTTACCGCTGCCGATGCTTTTCAATCGGGTTTGGTAAACCATGTTGTTGCTGCTGAACAATTGCTGGCTAAAGCCGAAGAGATATTAAATAAAATTTTATTGCGTGCGCCATTAGCTATCGCATCGGCCATCACCGCCATTAATGCCTCGCTAAAAAACGATCAGAATGGTTTTGAAATCGAAATAAACGAGTTCGGGAAATGCTTTGGCACCGATGACTTGAAAGAAGGCGTAGCTGCATTCCTGGAAAAACGAAAACCAATATTTACAGGCAAGTAG